From the genome of Nicotiana sylvestris chromosome 1, ASM39365v2, whole genome shotgun sequence:
AAGATTGTTCTACTGTTGCGGTACTGAAAATGCCAGGACCAGAGGTCTCGCAGATTTGACCTTTGTAGGGACTAATACCATATCAAATTGAGCAGAATGGTGCACGTCCAGTTAGCCAATTAATGCTACTGAGTTTTAAGaaaaaactataaaaaaaaaCAGTAGTTTTTGTTTTCCCAAAACTAAAATTTTATATTCTAAGAACAATTCTTCCAAGAAAAAAACTCACACCAGACGCAACAACTTGTTCTCCTGTATAAAAGAAAAACATTTCTTATTATTTCTGGCGGGGGAATGGGATGATGTAAAAGCATATTGTGTTAGGTCTATCACTACTTACCACACGTTTTAAGTCCCAATTCTTAATCGTTCGCGAAAGGCCCAAATATGTGTGCGCGTGCGCGTGAGAGAGAGAAAAACTCATAATCTTATTTATAAAAATTCAGTCTCGACAATGATAATACAAAGGCAATATGCCAATAATACAGCATTTGTTCCCTTCATAAGAACaaaaaataggaagaaagaaaaaggaatttTTGCCATAAACTTCTATAAAAGTAGAATCTATAAAGATACATCGCCTTGCTGAAGACGCATAGCAAGCACCAAAATGCAAACAATACTGGTATACCTGGAGAAAATGGAACGTTGTAATAAGAGAAGGTTAGTCAACAATAAAATCAATTCAGATGAGAAACAAATCATACATTGCAACCCAAGCAAAGCTCTAGATATCTATCTAAGGAAAATTCGGTGATAAACAAGTAACACAAGGAAGTCCAAGTTTGGAGATCTCAATTACCAGTAACACTTAATCATGATGCCGCTCTACCAATATTTTCCTAGGCAGCAACCTGTAACATACAAAGAGAATCTGTATGAAATTCCACAGAAAATGCAGAacaaaaattcaatttattttgACAAATAAACGGAAAATACACTCATATCATTAGCTTAAGAGCAACAGCCAACAACAGAGTGAATCACCTACATAATTATATATGGAGAGATTTCTCCTAGATAAGGCAAAGTTTAGGAGCAAACTTAACCACACCAATTATTATAAATCAAATAATGCTCCAAATAATCAAACCACATGCAGAAAATGTTAGAACATTTGTATGACAAGAATCATATATATAATTAACAGTGATCCCCAGCATCAGTTAAACATGTTCATATGATTAATACTGCCTAGGTGTTAGTTTAAACTGATCTCAACGTAAAAAGATCTAGCTCCGTATAAGCCCTAACATTTGCATCACAGGACATTTACTTCCCAAATTACGTAACATACACTGGATATCCTTTTCCATGCAAGTTGAAGGTCTTAACATCCTTGTAACTTTCAGTATACCATCATATTAGTACTTTACCTTCTCAACAGCTGGGGCAAAAACAGCTTTAACTGCTTCAAATACTTCTCCAACAGGCTTTGCAGCATCAATCTGAAGAAAAAAAGATGTCAACTTCAGTTTAATATGCagggtctctctctctctctctctctctctctctctctctctctctctctctctctctctctctctccctccctCCCTCTCTCTCGTGTGTGTGTGGGAAGGCAGTAACGAGACTGAAATAAAACAGTACCTTTCGAACCTTCCCCTTGGAGTTGTAATATTCAATAACAGGTAAACTAGATTCCAGGAAAACCTTGAATCGCTTCCTTATTGTATCAATATTATCATCTTCTCTTCCCTATAGAAAGAAATCAAAGTTCATGAGAAGAAtaccaaacaaaaaaaagaagctagaaaaaaaaattaacaaagaagaaacaagaataacataaaagTTCAAAGAATTGCAAACACGAGGAGAAGTCTTCTACCAAGAAATTATATGTCTAACCTGGTTCCGACCCAAAAGACGTCTCTCCATCTCTTCTTCAGGACAATCAAAGAAGAGCACAAACTCAGGCTCAATTCCAGTCTGGAAAACATTAGAAGTGTGATAGTCAAAGTTTAACAACTCTCAACTGAATAGGAGAATTATGAATTATCAAGATGTAGTTAAAAGAGCGTGTACTGAGGAACTCACAACTGACTCAAAAGCTGCACGGTTCTCCTCATTGCGAGGGAAACCATCAATAAGAAATTTGTCGTTCCCATTTTCCTGAATTGCTCGTTGGAGAAGCTTAATTGTTACCTCTGATGGTACAATTTTCCCTTCTTTAATCATGTTTGAAATCATCGTCCTGTACATATGTGAAATGAACAGTTTACAATGCTGATACAATGAGCAATTCTCGGAATATGATGAAATACAAACAAAGCTAGTACAGTTTAAACTCTATGCACCACATTTAAATCATGGTGCTGAAGAGTAATCCTTTGTGTGCAATAAACATTGCTTGAACCAGCTATTGAACTAAAAACAAAAGGATAATGCAACTTAACAAACGGCAATTGATCTACTATACAAAATGCTGGTTGAAACTACCAAGGGTAAAAAGTACGGAGAAAGATAAAGCAACACAATCAAAACACAGATATCCTACCCGTTCTCTGAACCAGATTTTATTTCTGCTCGGAGAAGATCACCAGCACTTAGATGGGTGTACCCAAAGTTTTCAACAATATTAGCACACTGGGTGCCCTTACCACTGCCTGGGCCACCTGTCCATGTTAATAGTGAAAACAAATCTTAGCTCAAGAAAAAAATCCCATATGAAGGGTACAGATTGCTTCAACAAATATGCTATGtccaatgaggatgtgtattggaTCCACAAATCCATACAGGTTGCACCGTAATTTCCTAATAAAATTTAATTCAAAATTCACAGACAAATTCTTTCTTGATCGAGAAGATAAAGAAGTGGAGCACCTAGCAAAGAGTATACTAGATATACCTTCCTTACAGGTTTGCTTCCGTAACCCTCACGTGTCAAATAATTATAAAACCCTCCTGTTAACTATAATGTAAATAATCACAAAAATGAAGCCCATCACGTTCGAATATCAATTCTATCTTCACAATATAAACTAGAGTAGTAACTATTCCAACCAGTCAATCTGATATGGCTTTTACAACCATCCTTCAATATAGCTTCCTGTTTCATTTTGATCAAAACTGGATGTAAAAGCCCAAAGGATCCTAATGGTCGTACAGTCAATCGTGAATTTATCTAATAAATGGATTATGATGGTTTGAACAAAGGAGCTATACACTTGTGTCTCTTACAGCCTAAAAGCTAAACCCTAAAGGTTGCATATTAATTGGTATAAGAGGTAACACTAAGTGAACATGTTGATCGGATAACTGCTACAATGGCAAATATATGATTGTCCAATGAGTTCCACCTCTAATCCTCACATCAACTACATATAGGCAAAATACTTTTGCCATACTATGAGGTGCTGTATCGAGGATGCCACAAAATCATGTGATGTTGATGTTGAAAAACTCACCTAGAACAAAAATAACAGAGACCTTCTTGTTGGTTGGCAGGCTTCCTGCTCCCTGCAATTCATCATTGGAAAAAAGAATATCAATCTAAGGAGAATGTGACATCTGCATGATACCGTGCAGGAGCAGAATTCATTGATAGTTATACTATTTACAAAGAGTGGTAACTTGAGTAGGGGAAATTCTTTTATATTCCAAAGTAATGTTTTTAAGATAATATAATTAATTCCTCTCGACAAAAATCCATAGAAGTATATGAGAAGTCTTCACAAATTTTAAAACTTCAGATAAGGAATGGGAGTTGGACCCTTATTGCCGCTCTTTCTTGGTGTCGGTGTTGGTGCATGCATGCTGCAAATCTAGAAAATCGGTATCTAAATTCACAGTGCAATTGCTGTAGCCCCATCTATTGTAAGACACCAGAAATGTACACCAAAATTCTACTATTTAAAGCCTCTAAATCTCATATTTTTTATGCTAGCTTTtaccatatattttttttaactcCAGGTAGACAATAGAGAAGATAGATAGCTTAATTGTCAAGCATCCCTCCAATAATGTCTGCTAGTAAAGAAAGCATTTCACTTTATTCAGATTCCAGATGCTTAGATAATATCAGAATCAGAACTCATCCACAAAGTGAGCTAAAACCAATAATCAAGGTAGTAAGAATATTCTTTGTGAAGAAACTTACCTGGTTAGAAGAATCGACAACAGTCCCCATGGATGTCTGGTTACTGGTCTTACCAAATTGTCTGCAGAAAGAACAGGAATGTTATATGTACATTCTTCTATGTTTGAAGTAAGTGAATAGGACCTCACAAAACAAAGGGAAAGGTAGCAAAGAAAGATGATACTGACCCTAAAAAgaaattgtgtgtgtgtgtgtgggggggggggggtatgtgTTGAAGTAAAGGACTGCACATACAAATCGAGGaactaaaaatgcaagatttagCCTGCTTTCATTTCTTTTATCACAATAAGAGTTGGAGATCGGATGCTGGAATATTTGGCCAACATCAATTAATATATTCCAGTGTCAGATCACAAAAGAAAATTCAACGTGCTCACGTTAATACGCTTCAGACACTACAACAGCTAATTAAAACAAGATCGACTTGacagaaagaagaagagaagctTTTGCAATCAGCTACAATGTCTCCACAAAATGTAGCACTGTAAAGCTTGAAGCTTTAGGCATACTTTGGTACATGCACTAGCTTTAGCATGAATTTATTCTTGCTCGCACAGATTCCCAAATACCAGCCTAAATGATTTACAAGCCTTGACAAAATGGCAGCATTTCTAGCACTATCCTAGAAGAAGAGTCACCAAAATTTGTCCAATACACTCCACCATTGAAATTCAAGGAGATCAATTCAATTAAAACTAAACCATTACTGACATAACAACCAAATCCTACTCGGATCaaagcaaaataaaaaataaaaaagagcaaAATTTTCGAAGCAAAAATCAAAACTTTCAACATTGAGCTAAATAAAACAATCAGTGCAAGATCAAGCACACGCAAACGAAATGAAATTAAACAGATCAATTTAAGTAAAACCAAAAATCATAATTAGAGGGGAAAAAACAACCAAATTCATACTCAGATCAAAGCAAAAATAGCGCCAAAATATAAAAGCTAATCTCAAGTTCCGAAACGAAGAACATTAAGCTAGATAAAACAACCGATGCTCAAATCAAGTGTACACAAACGAAAATCCAGGCGGATCATAGCCAAAAAGAACACGTAAATAACTTAAATAAAGTATAGAGAAAAAAAACAGCGAAAACTGAGCAATGCAAGGTTGAAATTCACCAGATGAATTAGTAATTAGATCAATCAAAGCATAGATCGGGAAAAGACGGATAGGAGAAAGCGAGATCTGAAGCTTACCGAAGAAGCTTGAAAATTAGAGATTAGTGAAGGCAGAAATATGGAGGGAATGTGATGCGAAGAGGTCGGTAGCGTGTTTCTGATTTATTTATAGCCCAAAACAAATAAGGAGTAGCTGAAGAATTGGGGGAACCAATTTTGAACGGTAACTCTCTGCCCTTTTTCTTTCTTACTCCACATGTTGCGTCCATTTgcttcctctctctctctctattttttttaatttttatgttatttttaaaGTAAATTGACTAATCTATAATTTTGCTGTagacattttttgaattttataaaACAATAGTAGAAAATAAGTTATTGAGTGATTTAAAATGAGAGTCCCGTTTTATATATCATGATTAGTGGCGGATGCAACTCTTAGGTAATGACTTTATCCGAACCcactattttatatatatatattaaaaattaacAAATATTAGATTCAAACCCATTGATGACAATTTAGGAATgttgatattcgggagaaggtatACGTGGCTTCCATTGA
Proteins encoded in this window:
- the LOC104212602 gene encoding UMP-CMP kinase 3, producing the protein MGTVVDSSNQGAGSLPTNKKVSVIFVLGGPGSGKGTQCANIVENFGYTHLSAGDLLRAEIKSGSENGTMISNMIKEGKIVPSEVTIKLLQRAIQENGNDKFLIDGFPRNEENRAAFESVTGIEPEFVLFFDCPEEEMERRLLGRNQGREDDNIDTIRKRFKVFLESSLPVIEYYNSKGKVRKIDAAKPVGEVFEAVKAVFAPAVEKVAA